CACGAATGGGTGGAGATTCGCCCTGAACTACACGATGATGCAATCTATTTCGCAAACGTCCGCATCGCCGCTCTCGCTGAGGCCCGGGTGTAAACCATCTGTTGTCAGAAACTGTAAAGGATCTCTTGACATCGGACAATACTGGGGGACCAAACGGGGAGGGTTCGGGGGTAGCGCGGGCGCCTCGCCTGTATCCGGACCTATCCCGGCTCGCTAAGGCTCGCCACCCCTCCCTGAAGGGAGGGGCACCGGCCGCCGGACTCGCTAGCGCGGGCGCCTCGCCCGCATCCCGTGGCGCCGGCCTCCGTGCCGGCGGACGGTCTCACGGTAGGGCCGGCGTCCTCGCCGGTTTTCGGGAGTGGTCAACCCTCGTCGCGAGGGGACGTGCCCTTGGATTGTGCTACGCTGTCAGGTCAATCGCCGCGTGGAGCCCTCACCCCGGCCCTCTCCCCGAGGGAGAGGGAGCACGTTTGTGAGCTACGCCACCTTCACGGTTTGAGCGGAAGCCCATTCCGATTCCCCCTCGCCCGCAGGGAGAGGGGGTTAGGGGGTGAGGGCTCCGGGACTTAGCGGTCCAGATCAGCGGCGATCTTGGCAAGCACACTCTCAATCTCGCCGCACACCTCATCATTCGTTACGCGCAAAACCCGAAATCCGTGCGACACCGCCCACTCATCTCGCACGGAATCGCGCTCAGTCTGTAGCGCGTGGATGCCGCCATCAACTTCAATGATCAGATTGTATGCGTGGCAATAGAAATCCGCGATGAACGGACCAACGTTGTGTTGCCGGCGGAACTTCGCGCCACCAAGTCGCCGACCGCCAAGGCGTTCCCAGAGCATATCCTCAGCGGGCGTCTGAACGTGCCGCAACTCCCTCGCTCGCTCAAGAAGCGGGTCCGGAATAGTGCGGGCACGGCCGGCCAGGATTGAAATGTCATCGTTCTCGGGCACGGTGGAAGTCCTCACCCGGCCCTCTCCCCGAGGGAGAGGGAGCACGTCTTTCACCTACGCCACTTTCGCGGTTTCAGTGCAAGCCCAGTCCGGTTCCCCCTCGCCCGTAGGGAGAGGGGGTTAGGGGGTGAGGGCTCCGCGGGCGTCGCGTTTAGCCTTCCACGCCGCGTGCGCATCCAACGGCGCTTTGAAAAGGCGGTTGAAATCATCGATTACGTCCGGCTTGATGTCACCCAATATCCATTCACAATCCTTGAGGTGACCTTGGAAGACGTTTACAACCTCTAACACCTCCTCATAGCACGCCTCGACCTCTGCCATTGAAATCCACACAGCAGTGACGCTCTGGCGATCACCGACTCCTTGCAGGTCGGAGTGAGCGAGGACCTTGTTTCGAATGCGGCGTATTCGCCCTGCTAGATTGTGCTCCTTGATCCACTTCTTCTTGTCTTCGACTACTTCGATCACTGATTCGCGGGTCGGAGCGTGGACGAAAACCTCGGGATTTTGCGCTACCAAGTCCAGGAGTGCGGAAAGGCTGGCATGATCATGGCGGCGATCACGGGGATCAAAGATGCGCGCAAGCGCCATGATCGCCTCATGTCTACAGCTAATCACGACGGACTGCAGCAGCCAGCTGTGGCCGTCCAAACGGTCTTCATTAACGGCTTCTGTGACCACTTGCCATGTGGATAGCGCCGCCCAACCTCCGATCAGGTTGTCCCAAATCACCCTGAAGCGCTGATCAATATCCTCCCTTCGCAGTGAGATACTCTCTGCACTTTTCATCTCGACAGAAACCTCACTTGCCACGCTGCCTCACCTCACATCTCCACGCTCCACTGCCCGGCGTCCACCTTTGCCGCGGGTGCCAGCTTCGTGCCCTTGATAACCGATAGGCTGGCGAAATGAAACCCATAGCGCGTCAGCAACTGGTCCATTTCTCGGAACTGGACGCGCGGGGACGTTTCTCATGACGGGTCGAGGCCCGTGGCCCGGCGGACTATCCACACGACATCGAACATATCAATGGTATCTGCGGATGCTCCGCCACGGTCCGCATTCAGGTGCGCAAAGTCCGAAGGAGTGACGTAGGAAAGGCCACCCATAGATGCCAGGGCTGATTCTCCATCGTGAAGAGTGTAGGCGTCAATAGTACCACTCTCGAACGCACCCATATCCACGTGTGCGCCGACAATGCGGGGGCGGCCTTCCGCATCACGCTGTCCCGCAGTTACGAGGGTATCATCACCCGCGTCGATGCACGGCGAGCCGGAAGTCAGGTGGAAGTCGCCGCCCGTTCGGCTTACGAACCGCGGATCCTGAGAAATATTGCCGTTGGTACCGGTCGGGTCGGGGATGTTTCTGAAGTCGTCCGGGCTGCTGCCGTAAACGTCGTTGTGCGACAACATTACCTTGCCACCGTTCAAGTAGATCCCAGTGGAGTTGAAGGCAACAATAGAGTTGGTCACGGACGCCGTGCCACCGCTTTCCACGTAGACACCCGAGCCGATGGTGTTACCGCTGATGGTGCAGTTGGTCAGGGTAGCCATTCCGCTCACGAAGGCAGCAGTGGAGTTACCGCTTAAGGTGCAGTTGGCAATAGTCGCCGTGCCACCAACGCGGGCTCCCGTGGTGTTGCCACTGATGGCGCTGTTGGAGACGTTCGCTGTGCCTCCAGATGTGAAGATGCCAGTGGTGTTTGAGGTGACTACACAGTTGGTCATTGTCACAGTGCCACTGAACACGTCGATGCCAGTTCCATTATTGCTGACAGTGCAGTCTGTGATGGTCGCCGTGCCGTGGACGCCATAGTAGTTGCCGCTAATGGTGCAGTTTGTGATGGTCGCCGTGCCACCGTAATCCACGTAGACCCCAGAGCCATTGGTGTTACCGCTGATGGTGCAGTCGGTGATGGTCGCCGTGCCACCAGGCACAAAGATGCCGGTACCGTTACCTTGGATGGTGCAATTGGTGATGGTCGTCGTGCTGTTTACACGTATGGCATTTCCGCCATTGCGGACGGTAAAGCCATCCACAACAGCGCCCTTGACGGAAGACGAAACCACGTTGGACGTTGTGTTGTTGCCGTCCAGTATGGTGACGTTTGCCTTCACGTCACGCTGCCCTCTGTCAGTCTCCGTCCCGGCGAATCCGCCGTAGAGTCCCACGTCCGTGGGAAGGGTAATGGACTCCACGTATGCGGGCGAGGCTGGCTCAGACTTGGCCACCCATACGTCGTCCCCACCGTAACCCGCGTTCAATGCTTCCTGGACAGTGAGGAATGCAGTAGACCAGGCGGTTCCATCGTGCGTTGGTCCTGCCGCGTTGGCGTTCACATAAAGGACCGCCGACGTGGACGCGCCGGCAACGAGGGAGAGGTGATAGCCTGCCAGCAGCAGGCGAATAGATGCGCGATAGATGCGTGCCATCCGTTTTGACCTTCTAAGGGAAACGATGGCTGTCCCAGCGGGCGCCTTTGCGGGTGGGGCAAGCCGATGAGTGCGTGTGCCAACCTGTTGGTTGGTTGCCATCTGGAGTATATCGCGCATGGTAGACAGCTTGCGAATGCGGTTCGCCCCGTACCGCCTCGCCGCCCGTCCGCGCCATATCAGGTCGAGACCCTTCGCAGGCTCAGGGTGACGTAAGGGTCGGGTTCGCCCAATGCTTGTTTGGTCTTCCTCCGCGAGACCTCCCCGTACGGGTCCTCCGCGTTGTTGACGATGAGATTCTTCGCTGCGCTCAGAATGACATGTTGGGTCGCCCGCGCTACGCCTGCAACCCTCCCCCTTTGGTCCCCCAGCATTTGTCCGATGTCAAGAGATCCTTTACAGTTTCTGACAACAGATGGTTTACACCCGGGCCTCAGCGAGAGCGGCGATGCGGACGTTTGCGAAATAGATTGCATCATCGTGTAGTTCAGGGCGAATCTCCACCCATTCGTGGATCAGACCTTTGCCAGCCCGGTAGAGATGGCCCTTGTAGGTAACAGTTCCATTCTGCTCGACCTTGCGGGTCACAGCGCCCTCTGGTATCACATGGGCCGGCAGCTTGTTTGGGCGTTGCTTGAAACTGCTTTCGTAGACGACCCCCGGAACGCGCATCCCCAACGCCTCGTGGGGCCGGACCCAGTTGTAGCCATATTGGTACTCGACGAGTATCCTCTGTGCCATCTCCACATTGGCCTGGTCTAGTTTGTCACCGAGTTCCAGTTTCAGGGTCTCGTGGAACCGTTCCACCTTTCCCTGCGTTTGCGGGTGGCGCACCCGACCGTGCAACGTGCGTATCCCCAGTAGCCACAGGTTCGCCTCGAAACGGGTGGGGCCCTTCGACTGCCAGTCGTTGAACCCGTCCCCATTATCCGAAAGGATGCTGTCGGGCAAACCCACCTCGCCGAACAGGTTCCACAGCGCTTCGAACACCGTTTCCGTTGTCTTGTGCGGCAGTGCTGCAAGCAGCAACAGGAACCGCGAATGATCGTCCAAAACGCTCAACGGCCAGTAACGGTAACGCCGCGGCACCCCCTTGTAGTCCAATTGCCACAACTCGTTGCACCGATCACGCTCGAAGCGTTGGTCCCCTTGCGATAGTCTGACTTGACGGCCAACCAGGCCGTTGCGCTTCAGTATCCGGTCCACCGTTCGAACGCACACGGGTGCCGTGGAATCACGCCACAACGTGACGTGCAACTTCTTCGCCCCCCACGCCCGGTGCTTCTCCTTCTCGGCCAGCACTATCTCCTCGACGCTCAAAGGCGATACACGAGCGATTGCGTGTGGCCGCCGCGAACGTTCCGTCAACTCGGCGATCCCTTCCTCCCGCGCTCGATTCACCCACAGATACGCCGTTGTACGGCTGACGCCAGACTGGCGGGCGGCTTCCGATACGCTGATGCCACCCTCCAGCACCAGGCTCGCCAATCGTTTCCGTGACTGCATAAGCGATTGCTCCTGAAATGGCATCCCACACCTCCCGAGCGAAGTGTAAAGGATGTCTTGTCAGAAACTGTCCACCATCTATTGTCATCAGACACATTGGGGGGTAGGGGGGCTCCGGGACGACCATGCGATGTCGGCGAGGACGCCGACACTACCGGATTGGACGATGGACGATAGAAGATGGAAGTTGGATGGGAGTCCGGCTGCTGTCTCCCGCCTCCTGTCTCCTCCAAAAAAACTTCAGACAAAACCGCCTCCTCGCGGGCTAGTAAGTAGGAGGCATTCAAATGGCTACTAACCCTGCACGGTCCGAGGGGGACGGTATGATACGCGGCAAAGGACCGCGGGAGATCGCCGTTGCGAGCCGCGGCGATTGGCCCCCTTATGGCGAGGGGAGCGCGGCCTGGCCGGTGTGGCCGTCCATGTCGAGCATCACGCGGCTGCGGGTGATGAGCTATCTCTGCCAGCACGTTCCCGCCGGTTCCCCGGCCATCGCACGGGACCTGGGGATAGCGCCGACGACGGTGCGGTCCGTTTTGTGGGGCCTGAAGTCCACGTGGGCCGTCAGCGTGTGCGCGAGGCCAGCGAAGCGGAGGCGGCCGAAGTCATCGGCCGGCAACATTAAGTACCTGGACTGGCAGGCCACCGATACCGGGCGCAAATGGCTGTGGCGCTACGGTTGGGTCACGCGGCGCATCGGGTGGGACCTGGAGTGGCAGACGGCCGGCTACGAGGGGCGGCTGGATGTGATGCCTTACGACGTCTTGCACGACCACGCCGAACCCTCCCTGCTGCGTCCCACACCGCTGGCCATCATGCATTACCTCACGCGGTGCCCTCCGGAGCAAACCCCGACCCTTGCAGAGCACTGCGGGTTCAGCTACTTCTCCGTGCACGCGCTCCTGCAAAAGTGGTGGCGGCTCGGCTGGGTGGAAAAGACGCAGAACGCCGTGGAGCCGCGCAGCTACTTCGCGCCGGACTTCGTGACGGAAGCCCCGCGCTGGCTCCTCACGGAACGCGGAAAGCAGGCAGTGGAGCGCCACACCGCCGCGCTCCGATGGGCCAGCCAGACCGCCGGTTACACCCCACCGCCGGACGACCCGTTCCTGAACGATGAATTATGAGCGAGGAACGATGAATGCACTCCGCCCTCCCCGTCTCCCCCTTCCCGCCGCGCGTAGCGCGGGAATCGGGAAGGGGGCCGGGGGGTTAGGTCCGGAAGCGTCGGGCTCGGAGGCCCAACCTCCCGTTTCTGGCAGAATCTCGAATCCTCTGCGCTCCTCAGCGTCCTCTGCGCCCTCTGCGGTAGATCGGGATGATTTTCAGGAAAGCACCTTGACGTTGATCAACGCCGGGCCGCACTTCGTCGCTTGCAGCGCCAGGGCCAGCGCCCAGAGCTTGTCCGCGTGGGCCCCGTCCTTCACCGGCGCGTCATAGCACGGTATGCCGGACTCGCGCACGGTCCGGCGGAGCGATTGGATCTGGTCCATCAGGCTGCGGTTCCGCGGGATGGTCAGCGTGCCGCGCTCCAGGTCCCGCTTCAGGGCGGACGCCATCCGCTCCTTGCCGGCGGCGGTGAAAGTCACGGGTACCACGCGTTCCGGGCACTGCGCCATGATGCGTTCGCCCAGCTCGCAGCCGATGCCGGTGGCGTCGATGCACGCCATCTTCACGCCCGGCACCGCCAGGCAATCCATGATCGCGTTTTCCTGCTGCTCAAAGGTGGCGTTGACCATCGTGCGGATGCAGCACACGGTATGGCGGTCGCGTTCCTCGCGGAGGACCACGATCTCGGTGGCGTTGGCCACGCGGCCCACGTCTACTCCCACGAACAGCCGGCCCGGAACGGCGGCCAGGGCCGCCCAGGTGCCGGCCAGCGGGATGTCGTTCGCGTTCGCCTCGATCAGCGGCCACGAGATGAACGCGTCGTTGCTGTCCACGAAGCGCAGTTCGTATTCCTGCTGGAACGCCTCCAGGTCCAGCGTCTCGCGGATCGCGATGAGGACGTCGGTGCCGTAGACGCCAACGCGGCGGTCCGTATCGGCGTCCGGGTCCTGCCGGGCCGCCTCGACGTCGTTGCACAGCCACGGGGCGTCCCACCATGGCACGACGTGCTGGGAGTAGTGGGCGGCGATGAGCGGGTCAGACGTCACGCGGAAAAAGGCGCCGATGTCCCCGTTCGGGGTGGACGCGGCGGTGATGCGTCCTCCGTGGGTGATCACGGGGATCGCCCCGGTATACAGGCGCTGGGAGTTTGGGTAGAACGCCATCTCGTCCAGGTAGATGTTGGCGCCGGAGCGGCCCCGCGGCGAGCGGCAGGGAAACGAGAGGAGTCGCCCGCGGTTCGCGAAGCGTATCTCGCGGACGCCGGAGAGGGTAAGGCGCGGACGCATCCGCGCGGGCAGGCTTTCGTACAGGTCCATGGCGTAGAGGATCTTCTCCGCCGCCTCCTCGCGGTTGAGGCTCACGAAGATGCTGAAGCGCCCGTAAGCCACGGCCTCGGCCAGCGCCTCCAGCGCGAACAGCCAGGAGAACCCCGTCTGCCGGGCCTTCAGAACGGCGCGGAACCGGCTGCGGTCCGCCAGAAAACGCTGCTGATAGTCGGTGAGTGTGTACCCGGACGAACGGACGGCGGACGCGATCACCTCGTCCGCCGTCAAGCCGTTACGCTTCGCCATGATTTTGGCCTCCTACTTACTAGCCCGCGAGGAAGCCCTTTTGTCTGAAGTTTTTTTCAGCATCCAGCATCCGGCATCCAGCATCCAGGTCCGAAGTCCGGCCTGGATGCTGAATGCTGGATGCTGCCCCCCTCACAGCCCGTGGGCTATGCGGTTCACCTTGACGGCGTCTTTCATGTCCACAACGCCGTCACCATTGACGTCCGCGCTCGGGAAGGCGATTCCCGGCACGGTTGAGGTTGTGAGTCCGCCCGCCAACTGCGTGGCCAGAATCACGTCCTTGGAGTCTACAACGCCGTCCTGGTTGATGTCGCCAAGCAGCGGCGGGCCACCCAGCAGAATGGCGGAAGTCCAGGTGTTCGGGGTGGTTTCCGCGCCCGGCAATCCGGTGAGACTCATCAGGGTATCGGTACCCGGCGCGCTGGAGTCATTGTCCCGCCCTTGCAGGTTGAACCCGATCACGCCTCCAATCGCCGGTGTATAACTCCACGCGTTCGGCTGCTTCCACGGCAGCGATCCCTCGATGGCATACCCGCCTGCCAGGCGCACGAATTTGATGACGTTCAAAACGCCTTTCAGGGCATCCCTGCTCTGTGGCGAATTGGCGATGGCGGTATAATCCACGGTGCCGGCGGCCGGCGGGTCGGCGGAAATCCTCACATCGAAGTCACTGTCCGTGTAGGATGTTCCCCCATTGTGCTGGTGGTCGGAGAGGCTCAGGAACATCTGGAGCCCGTCTCGCCCGAGCAGATCGGTGGGATCTACTGGCGAAGCCGGCAGCGAGACCACGTCGTCCGCCACGAACGCGGCGAAATACAGGTTGTCTGTATCCCACTTCAGTTTCACCTGCGCCGAGTAATCGGCCAGGCCGCTCCAGTGGCCGGGCAGCAGGTCCTGCACCGCCTGGTTGAGGTTGATGATGGGCGCGCCATTCCATTCGGCAGCGGTGATGTTGCCGTCGATGGTGATGGGCGTCGTTGTGTGGAAGATGGGTATCTGGCCCGTGAGGACCACGTTGAACGGGTTGCTGTCCACGGCCTCTTCCGGATCATCGCTGGGCGTCGCGGTAAGCACGTAACCCACACCGGCCTTTGTGACCGAGAACTGGTTGAAGGTGACCCTGCCTCCGGAAACCTGCCCGGTAGTCGTCCCGGTCAGGGTGGCGCCGTCCGACCCGGTACCGGGCTTGATCGACAGGGAGACGGAACCCGTCATGTCTGTGATGAGGTTGCCGTCCGGGTCACGGGCCGAGATAACGGCCCCACCGGGCAGCGCACCGCCAACCACGGCCGTACCCAGGATAACGTCCCAATGCCACTTGGAACCCTTCCGAACGTAAGGCCTATAGCACACGGTAACCTCGCAGGTCCTGCAGTTAACGTCGGTGAATTCATAACGTACACAGAATGAAAGGCTGTCCGCACACGGCCAGCCGGGTATCGGTGGGAACTGGATGTTCATGGGGAATGCCTGCCCCGCGCCGAGGTTCACGCCGGCCGGCGCTACAGACTTCCAGACCATTGCGTGAGCGTTGACCAGCGGGATGCTGGCGTTGAAGCCAGGACTCGCGCCCCAGCCGATGAGGTAGCTGTTCACCGGGCCGGCTGTGCCGCAGGTGACCGGGGTAAACGTCCGATTCGTGGTGACCACCGTACCCACGACACGAATGATGGGGCCAAGTCCCGCGAGAACGCTGAGGGTTGGCGCGAAAGTGGCCGAACCGCCTGGGCCTAGCGTGAAGGTGCTTGGCGTTGCCGTCAGCATTACGCCGTCGCAGCAGGGTTTCGGCGTAATGTCACACGGCTGGATTCCGATCTCCTTTGTGATCGGCGGACACGCCGGCCCCATGGAGATCGTCACTGTCACAACGCCGCCACCGGTCGGATTCCAGTTGATGGTCACGCAAGGGCCGTTGTTCGGTCCCACGATGGTCCCGTTGGTAACAGACCACAGGTACGTGGCGCCCGGCGGCGGTGGCGTCACGCAATAGACGCCTTGCTGGCAGGTTGTGGGAGGCCCGGTAATGGTGAACACTGGTGTGGGGCACGGCGTCCAGCACTTGGTGACGGTGTTGGAGGTGTAGACGACGCCAGTGGCATCCGTCCACGTGGCGACGATATAGTCGCACCCGGGGCCCTTCGTGTCCGGATACGTCCAGGATGCCACGCCGCCGACGTTGGTGTTGCCGGTTCCGGTGGCGCCGGTATTAGGGCCTGCGATTACGGTGAACGTCACGACCGTGTTGACCGGCGGAATGGGTGTGATCGTGGCGCTGACGGTGTGATTCGTTCCCACCGGGTTGGTCGCGGTTTTGGGTCCAAGCTGAATATTCGTGATGACATCAACTTTGTCGCCGGTGACGATGATGTAGGGCAGGCCGTGGGTCCCGTCCGTGGCGCTGTACACGTTGGTCAGGTTTTGGCCGATGGCGAACACGTAGAAGTTGGCCGGCCAGGAGTCGAACCCTTCGTGCATCGAGCAGCCCCATCCGGAGAGATTGGCGTCCAACAGCAGCGGCACAGGCGGCAGGCCGACGCTTGGTCCCGTGAGACCAGGTGCGGTCGCTACGATGTGTGCGTTGTTGTAACACCCAA
This DNA window, taken from Armatimonadota bacterium, encodes the following:
- a CDS encoding DUF559 domain-containing protein translates to MRTSTVPENDDISILAGRARTIPDPLLERARELRHVQTPAEDMLWERLGGRRLGGAKFRRQHNVGPFIADFYCHAYNLIIEVDGGIHALQTERDSVRDEWAVSHGFRVLRVTNDEVCGEIESVLAKIAADLDR
- a CDS encoding right-handed parallel beta-helix repeat-containing protein yields the protein MARIYRASIRLLLAGYHLSLVAGASTSAVLYVNANAAGPTHDGTAWSTAFLTVQEALNAGYGGDDVWVAKSEPASPAYVESITLPTDVGLYGGFAGTETDRGQRDVKANVTILDGNNTTSNVVSSSVKGAVVDGFTVRNGGNAIRVNSTTTITNCTIQGNGTGIFVPGGTATITDCTISGNTNGSGVYVDYGGTATITNCTISGNYYGVHGTATITDCTVSNNGTGIDVFSGTVTMTNCVVTSNTTGIFTSGGTANVSNSAISGNTTGARVGGTATIANCTLSGNSTAAFVSGMATLTNCTISGNTIGSGVYVESGGTASVTNSIVAFNSTGIYLNGGKVMLSHNDVYGSSPDDFRNIPDPTGTNGNISQDPRFVSRTGGDFHLTSGSPCIDAGDDTLVTAGQRDAEGRPRIVGAHVDMGAFESGTIDAYTLHDGESALASMGGLSYVTPSDFAHLNADRGGASADTIDMFDVVWIVRRATGLDPS
- a CDS encoding IS481 family transposase; translation: MQSRKRLASLVLEGGISVSEAARQSGVSRTTAYLWVNRAREEGIAELTERSRRPHAIARVSPLSVEEIVLAEKEKHRAWGAKKLHVTLWRDSTAPVCVRTVDRILKRNGLVGRQVRLSQGDQRFERDRCNELWQLDYKGVPRRYRYWPLSVLDDHSRFLLLLAALPHKTTETVFEALWNLFGEVGLPDSILSDNGDGFNDWQSKGPTRFEANLWLLGIRTLHGRVRHPQTQGKVERFHETLKLELGDKLDQANVEMAQRILVEYQYGYNWVRPHEALGMRVPGVVYESSFKQRPNKLPAHVIPEGAVTRKVEQNGTVTYKGHLYRAGKGLIHEWVEIRPELHDDAIYFANVRIAALAEARV
- a CDS encoding terminase family protein — encoded protein: MAKRNGLTADEVIASAVRSSGYTLTDYQQRFLADRSRFRAVLKARQTGFSWLFALEALAEAVAYGRFSIFVSLNREEAAEKILYAMDLYESLPARMRPRLTLSGVREIRFANRGRLLSFPCRSPRGRSGANIYLDEMAFYPNSQRLYTGAIPVITHGGRITAASTPNGDIGAFFRVTSDPLIAAHYSQHVVPWWDAPWLCNDVEAARQDPDADTDRRVGVYGTDVLIAIRETLDLEAFQQEYELRFVDSNDAFISWPLIEANANDIPLAGTWAALAAVPGRLFVGVDVGRVANATEIVVLREERDRHTVCCIRTMVNATFEQQENAIMDCLAVPGVKMACIDATGIGCELGERIMAQCPERVVPVTFTAAGKERMASALKRDLERGTLTIPRNRSLMDQIQSLRRTVRESGIPCYDAPVKDGAHADKLWALALALQATKCGPALINVKVLS
- a CDS encoding sugar-binding protein is translated as MRCIIPVWLRVSFLVAGLAGALAAPSGANTTYTNLVNAPVAGNSVIILDDTVYGGATSQEAVEALNLGFDVVLNNATTWGSMTTANFATFRAIILGDPLCVGGTGPITAALANRTVWSPAVTGNILITGTDEALHTETLPGLKDRGTDLKRRGIYFAANNPAKTGAFVSLSCYYDAAPVTPQPLPLMDQFGTFMIHGQLGCYNNAHIVATAPGLTGPSVGLPPVPLLLDANLSGWGCSMHEGFDSWPANFYVFAIGQNLTNVYSATDGTHGLPYIIVTGDKVDVITNIQLGPKTATNPVGTNHTVSATITPIPPVNTVVTFTVIAGPNTGATGTGNTNVGGVASWTYPDTKGPGCDYIVATWTDATGVVYTSNTVTKCWTPCPTPVFTITGPPTTCQQGVYCVTPPPPGATYLWSVTNGTIVGPNNGPCVTINWNPTGGGVVTVTISMGPACPPITKEIGIQPCDITPKPCCDGVMLTATPSTFTLGPGGSATFAPTLSVLAGLGPIIRVVGTVVTTNRTFTPVTCGTAGPVNSYLIGWGASPGFNASIPLVNAHAMVWKSVAPAGVNLGAGQAFPMNIQFPPIPGWPCADSLSFCVRYEFTDVNCRTCEVTVCYRPYVRKGSKWHWDVILGTAVVGGALPGGAVISARDPDGNLITDMTGSVSLSIKPGTGSDGATLTGTTTGQVSGGRVTFNQFSVTKAGVGYVLTATPSDDPEEAVDSNPFNVVLTGQIPIFHTTTPITIDGNITAAEWNGAPIINLNQAVQDLLPGHWSGLADYSAQVKLKWDTDNLYFAAFVADDVVSLPASPVDPTDLLGRDGLQMFLSLSDHQHNGGTSYTDSDFDVRISADPPAAGTVDYTAIANSPQSRDALKGVLNVIKFVRLAGGYAIEGSLPWKQPNAWSYTPAIGGVIGFNLQGRDNDSSAPGTDTLMSLTGLPGAETTPNTWTSAILLGGPPLLGDINQDGVVDSKDVILATQLAGGLTTSTVPGIAFPSADVNGDGVVDMKDAVKVNRIAHGL